CAGATGAAGGCTGTCAGGAAAAGATAGCTAGTCGGTGCTTTTTCAATGATGCGGAGTTGCTATCTCCTTGCAAGAGCAATGCCAGTGATGACCAGCAGCATACAAGTAGCGAAACAAGTAATCTTCTCAGCGGGTGCTCAAGTCATGAGTCATTCTCTGAAAATGCTGAAAGTAAGGTTATTTTGAGGGCTTCTCATACTTCTGAAGACATTGAGATGGGTCAACCTCTTGCAGAAGATAGTGGTCTTCCAAATCCATCAACATTTCATGGTAATATAGTCTTCTCAAATCAGCACAAAAATCAGAATGATTTAGAATGCCCTGGTGATGATATCTCATGCATTAGTAGGGCTGATGGCCCAGTTGGTGATCATAATGGGGAAGGAGACAGGAAGAATGTATCATACAGTTCTGCTTCAGTTAATAGCTCTCCTATAGCTGTAGCTACCGTCAATGTTGAACCAACTTCACATTGTCTGGTTAGTAGTCATTGTGGAGAAGAATTGGAACACAAATCTGAATTTACTAAAGAATCTATGAGGAAAACTGCTGGCTTATCAAACAAATTGGACCCATCAGAGATTTCTTACTTAAGAGGTGTTTATGCTGGTCCAAGTCCAACATCACGGAAGGTGTAGATTTCAAAGTTTCTTTTCTAGATGGAAAAATTCCTTTCCATGATGCGAATCTCAAGGGTTTGTTACTTAATACCTGTTTTATTTCCAGGGAGAACCTTCTGAATGCTCTGGAAAACAAGTTGAATCATCATCGGCAAGAGTGGCAGTGGCAACCTCTAGCTTTGGTGGTCAAATGCCAGGTATTCCCAACTGTGCTAGATCTGTGAAATCTGATATTGATTTGGATGATGGGCACCAAGAAACTGAAGCTGTACACTTTTCGGACAAAAAGGAACATTCTGAGAAGTCTTGTGCATTGCTTGAGACATCAAGCGCACAGAAAGGTCCTTTGCAATCTCAGCTTGTTGATGATAATGTTAAATCAGATGTTTTGGAATATGAAGTAAGCatcttttcttctcaatttatATTACCAAGATATCTGTTCATGGCACTGAGAACacctctttttattattattattatttattatttatctttttattagcAATGGTAATTTTTCTCTAGTTAAGAACTGGTGTAGTCAAGGCATCCTCATGCTAAAGGCACTTATATTGCTTACCCTGTGGTCTACATATTCAGCAATTATGAGGCCTTTTATGGTCACCTAGGTGACATGGTGTCAGGAACAGgggtagaaatgtgatattctGGAGACCTGTTCTGCTGTTCCCATTTTCAGTGTTTCAATTGTAACACATTGTGAGCTGCAGTAGTGAAGGATGATGGTCAAAGTCTGGCTATCTtcaattttgtaatatttttatattttatactaACTAATGACCACTAACTTTGGTAGTAATCTAGGGATTGGGTGGTTTTTCTATAATAGAACTTTTAATTATTAGGTTGGGCTGCATGGGGTGGGGTGTTGGGGGTGAGTGGGGAGGACAGGTGTATGAGTGTGCCAGAAGACCTTACAAGTcagaaaattatattataaagagatatttgtcatttcctaggaagGCAATTTCTTAGGCTTCTCAATTTTGAGATCTGAAATAAAAGTGTTACATGAGAAATCATTTTGTTTATGATTGCTAAGCCGGTCTGTACCATGGATTGGTAAACTCTTCTGGTTTGTTTTATGGTGTGAAAATGATCTGAGATATTGTTAATCTAACCCATCCATTTTACATATCGCCTATATATTCTTTGATGGGTACTCCTTATTTTGTGGAttctattttagttttagtttcaCATCCTTTTGTTGTCTACATTATGTGTTGCTGTTTACTGGGACAAATGGTTAACTTCCATGGAGGTAGCCTGTTTTTTATATACTTGATAAATAGGATGCATCATCTGGTCTCTCTCAATCTTTAGAAAGGTTGGTTGATGTGATTTTATTGGCTACCAGACTACTTTTGATTTCAACATGACCTGGGCAAATTAAATGAACTAGATTGTGTATGGACCTATAGGGTGGGTGTCAAACCTCACTCTATAAATCGACATGTGATTTTATTTGTTACTAGACTACTTTTGATTTCACCATGGCCAACAGTAAATTTTAATGTACAATGGACTATACCCTACATTGATTTATAGGGTAACTGCAGAACCCTATAGGACCATAGGTTCTTTATATTAGTGTGAGATTTACAATGCTCACCTGAGAAGGGGCAAAATTCTCGCTAATTATTACAGTCCAAAACTTAATGCTGTGGTGTAAAAACTTTTAGAGAATGAATTATCAATTATATTTTGCTCAGCTATAAAAGAACTTAAGTATCCATAATTATCATCTTTTGAAAGCCtgatttcttttccctttttggtGTAGAGGTTGTAAAGTTGATCCAGAGATTTCAATTGTGTTCTGTTGAATGAATTTAATGTCTCTGCTTATCAacatctattttaatttatgacaTAAATATGCCTAACTAAATGAAACTAATGCACCTTTTGGAGGCTTTAGTATCTGATTGGGCTAAAATCTTTTGGAGGGTACTTTTATCTGAAATTATGATTGTTATATTGGACAAAGGCATGTCAGTGAAGCCACATTATCAtctttgcttctttttcctatttttatcaTTGTTGTAGTTTTGATTGCTTCATTGATGTTGACTCTTTGAAGTCCACTACATTCTTTCTTTTATGATTGTTTTGGGAATAACATTGCATGGTTATTTTTCTTGTGCCTCTGGTAAACAGGTAAAAGTTTGTGATATATGTGGGGATGCAGGTCTGGAGGAACTGCTTGCTACTTGTACCAAGTGCAGTGATGGGGCAGAGCACATGTCagtcctatatatatatatatatatatatttaaaattttccccTTGTTGCTTGAATTTTGAATGACTGCTTGTATATAGAAATCAACATACTAACATACTTCCTATCAAGCAGTTACTGCATGCGCATAAAGCTGGAGAAAGTTCCTGGACGGGGTTGGATGTGTGAAGAATGCATGGCCAAGGAAGAAACTCAAAAAGAAATGAAGTGTACAATTGGATTTTTAAAAGGGTCATCCTTGAATCAAACAAGAAAGAATTCTGGGAATTCAAGTACTTCtaaatttgagaatttcttGGAATTTGAGAGTATGGATTCAACTGTTTCCAGAAGCAGAACAAAAAGCCTTGATTCTGCACCCCAATTCTCTGCTAAGAGACCTGCCGACAGTCTAGAAACTGTCCCAGTTACGAAAAAGAGGACTCTTGAAACCATTACCAGACCAACTAAGGTGCCCAGCCCCCACAAAAAAGATATAttatcatgggattcttcattcAGGAACTTGTGTAAGGGGAAAGTGAAGCAAGCCCATGAAACATCTTTTGGTGATAATTCTTCTAATAATACTCTGCAAAGTGCATGCTTACCTACTGTGTCAGATTATAAGTCACAAAAAATTCCACAACAGCTACAAATGTCACGGGGTAAATTTTTCTGACAAAGCCTTTTCTCCTGGAAGATCATTTTATCCGTGAAACAGAAGCTTTAGCATTTCTAGGTGGACTTTTGGTTTATGGTAGTAATCTACTAACTGggggttttcttttcttttgtctttctttttacAGGTTCTCTTCTtaaatcaaattcattccaCATTTTAGACGCAAATCTGAAAGTTAAACTGTCTGAGAAAGCTGTTCTTCAGAAGCAAAAATTTACCAGAGAAACTGATACCAGTGACATGAAAAAGGGGATTGGCAGAATGATGAGTAAATCCTTGTCATTTAATGGTGTTGGCTCAAAACATTTGAATGTTGCTCAATCAAAAGTTAAAATGTTCTCTTCTAATTTTTCTCATGTTGAGGATTTGAAGAGATTACGACATGCAAAACAGAACTCACTTCAAAGGGATCATAAATCCAAATCATATAACCCTCACATGATTTCACCAGTGGCTGGCTCTGGTGATTCTGCACCAACAACTGACAAAAAAACAGCTTCTCGTGGTGAAACTGTATTAGCCCATTCTTCTGGGATCACTTGCAATGAGTTGAGGTCTATGCAGTTTCATAGAAATTCTAATAATTCTTCAGAACCGACCAGTCGGCTTGCTCCTAAAGACTTAAAATGTTCCCATGGCCAAGGCAggaaattatttctttttcatttaaattatggtttttatactgttattcttttctttatttgattattggttcatctattttttttgttgaatgtttGATTCGCACTGATCGATTATTTTCTAGTGGTTAGCAGGAGTTAGTGGAGCAAAGAGGTCAGCTTTGTGTTTATCTGATGTGGATAAAGATCCATCTCCCAGAATGTCTGATTCTTCTCATGAACCCAAGGTGAACCGAGGTATCCCTGAGGTTGTGCTCACATCTAGCTCATCATTGACTATTAATAGGCATAACTGTAATCCTGGTGCTATTCTGCAAGATCAATCATCTCAAACGGGAAAATCCTCTAATCAGGAAGAACAATCCAGGGTTATCTGTTCTTTCAGCCAGCCCAGGCTGAAAATCTCAGTTGGAAGTAGAAGTGCACACTGCCACAGATGCAAAGGAATAGGCCATTCTAGAGAATCTTGCCCAACCATGAGTTCTCAGGTTCCTATTCTTGATGCTGGAAATTCAAAAGAAGTGAACAAAAGTAGTAAGATGGGAGATGTGGCCAAAGCTGCTATTGTTGGAAAAGATGAATTACACAAAAGGTCCAGATGTCCCAATCAATCTGATGAATTATCTATGTCCAGTTCCAATGTGAACAGCAAAGTTTCTTCAAGCGATTACCTGTCAAGGCATTCAAGTTGGTTAGTGAATCTGTTGTCTGCTGATGAAACCAATGAACAACAAATTAGAGTTGCTAAGGATGTGAGATGGCATGTTGAGCACAATACACAAGCAGCAAATATGATCAAAGTGGAGAACTCAAATTCCGTTGTTCCTTCTGATGAAAGGTTGTATGTGAGAGATGTGCCAAGGCTTGCTTCTACGGTGTCCTTTCCTTCTCGGATTTCTGCTGTTCCAGAGCTTGATTACATATGGCAGTATAGCCTTTTCCTCTTTTCAGGATGTGCATTTTTAAGTTTGTTGAGTGTTCGTTTGAATCAAATCATTGCTGTTCCTTTTGAATGCTAATGAACAAATTTCTCATGTTTCATGCAGAGGAGGATTTGAAGTGCATAGAATTGGAAGGCTTTCAAGTCATTATACTGGGATTCAAGCACATTTATCGACTTGTGCATCACCAAAAGTTCTTGAAGTGGTGCACATGCTTCCTCCAAAAATCATTTTGGAGGAAGTACCTCGCTTGAGTACTTGGCCAGCTCAGTTCATGGAAAATTATGCCACTGAAGATAACATTGCTCTCTACTTCTTTGCAGCAGATCTTGAGAGGTTTGGTTTTTAGCCATATTTGTCTTTGTTCATGTAAATTTCCATGTATAAATTGCTATTGCTTCCTTTCTTACTGACATTCTCTTAAATATGCTTCTTATGCAGCTATGGGAGAAACTACAAGAGCTTGCTGGAATGGATGATTAAGAATGATTTAGCCCTCAAAGGAAATCTCAAGGGAATAGAACTTCTGATATTTTCATCCAAACTGCTTCCTGAAAAATCCCAGCGTAAGAATGGTCTTAATACTCCATCCTTCATATTAGAGCCCATGTCTCATGTGCAAAGCACAAAGTACATGCTCATGCATATGTTTATTTGCTAACTTATACAATCTGTTCTTGGCAGGTTGGAATGCATTATCATTTTTATGGGGTGTATTCAGAGTAAGGAGGGTAAATAACTCAGAACATGTCCCTACTTCTCATATACAGGTTTCTGTTCCCTGCTTGAATATATTACCCTCAGACCAAGATTTGTCTATTACTACCTCTGGGCAGTTGTTTGAAAGTCGATCTGCAACTAACGTAGCCCCACAGGAATTACGACGCATCAATTCTGGAAGGACAAGTTTTGATCAGAAACCAAGTAGAGTCAATACCATTTCATGTTCTAGTGCTCCTATAGGAGAGCAGTTCTCCAATGATATGCTACAGACTAACATCTCCCTGGTAATATTGGTTTGTTTGCACGTTGGTCGTGTTATTAATTGATTTACTTTCTTcagttttattcaaaattttctggCCTTTAAAATCTTATGGATAGTTTTAACTAGTATTTTATTGCTTAGTACCTTCATTTACTTTTAAATGGCAATGATCTTATTGGTTAGGATAGAGTTTGTACATTTGAAACAACGTGAATTGGAAACTCGATTTTACTTGGTAATTTTTGTTGAATGCAAAATACATACAAGAAGTTGAGGTGGGTGATGAATATGGAAAATATTCATCTCCTTTTTCCTCGATTTGATGTTGTCTTGTGATGCTTATGATGGATGTGGTCCCTGCTTTAGTAGCATTATTGTCGTCAGTTGACATCTGTCTTTAAAATCATGCAGAGTGTAAATTactttttctgatttttaattctaaattcaTTAGTTTTGATACTTGAAATGCTTTCTTGTCTTGCCTTTCTGTATATTTTGTAGTTGTCCATAAAATTCTATTAGCTGTCTTCATATAATCAGGCtttgtttggtatttcagtATACAATTGGATCATCTAGAAGCATATAACTGCTGACTGATATCATTAATAATAATGGAACACATGAGGCTGGCCCAGCCAAGTATGCCAGTGTCTAAGTAACTCTGACCTGGCCCAGTGTTGGGCAATCACCAGAGCCATCTCAGGCTTGTATTGTTTTTTGACAACTATGGCCTTGACCTTCTTAGAACTAAATTGCCAAAGAAACAGATAACCTTCTAGAGCAAATGTAACTTGGAAAATTTCTTGCTGTGCACAACCAACACTGAAAATACAATGACTGCAACCAGTATGTtattattttgagaaataatttatcataatGTTATTGCCATCATTGACATGTAATGCGGTTTAAGTTTCTGAAGTAAAAATGGTTCAATTTTCTGAGAAGTAAAACTAACTTaaagctaattttttttcttctttatcttttcCTTATTGTTTTATGATAGTTACTTTATTAATATTCGACAAGCCTGAAACAATATTCTTAGAATGTTTATGGTGGTTACTTTCAGAGGAATACATGATTTAGGAGTGAATGTGTTTGATGCTGGCACTTATACATCCCTCATGTTCCCTTTTATGTTCTTTAATGAATATGTTGTGTGTTGGCTTCTCTCCTTCTATTGTTGTTGTTTATCATCGCTCACATTTCTTT
This DNA window, taken from Vitis vinifera cultivar Pinot Noir 40024 chromosome 2, ASM3070453v1, encodes the following:
- the LOC100243800 gene encoding uncharacterized protein LOC100243800 isoform X5, which gives rise to MAKHKFRTLEELYGVSEEVSQPKITPVLKGGYRIQGPADDAESVIQLTMGSCGTEKGFSGHFSSGKLYTRAESEICNVCATLCSSCMHFDRVASLVGKMTEFSDEGCQEKIASRCFFNDAELLSPCKSNASDDQQHTSSETSNLLSGCSSHESFSENAESKVILRASHTSEDIEMGQPLAEDSGLPNPSTFHGNIVFSNQHKNQNDLECPGDDISCISRADGPVGDHNGEGDRKNVSYSSASVNSSPIAVATVNVEPTSHCLVSSHCGEELEHKSEFTKESMRKTAGLSNKLDPSEISYLRGVYAGPSPTSRKGEPSECSGKQVESSSARVAVATSSFGGQMPDKKEHSEKSCALLETSSAQKGPLQSQLVDDNVKSDVLEYEVKVCDICGDAGLEELLATCTKCSDGAEHIYCMRIKLEKVPGRGWMCEECMAKEETQKEMKCTIGFLKGSSLNQTRKNSGNSSTSKFENFLEFESMDSTVSRSRTKSLDSAPQFSAKRPADSLETVPVTKKRTLETITRPTKVPSPHKKDILSWDSSFRNLCKGKVKQAHETSFGDNSSNNTLQSACLPTVSDYKSQKIPQQLQMSRGSLLKSNSFHILDANLKVKLSEKAVLQKQKFTRETDTSDMKKGIGRMMSKSLSFNGVGSKHLNVAQSKVKMFSSNFSHVEDLKRLRHAKQNSLQRDHKSKSYNPHMISPVAGSGDSAPTTDKKTASRGETVLAHSSGITCNELRSMQFHRNSNNSSEPTSRLAPKDLKCSHGQAGVSGAKRSALCLSDVDKDPSPRMSDSSHEPKVNRGIPEVVLTSSSSLTINRHNCNPGAILQDQSSQTGKSSNQEEQSRVICSFSQPRLKISVGSRSAHCHRCKGIGHSRESCPTMSSQVPILDAGNSKEVNKSSKMGDVAKAAIVGKDELHKRSRCPNQSDELSMSSSNVNSKVSSSDYLSRHSSWLVNLLSADETNEQQIRVAKDVRWHVEHNTQAANMIKVENSNSVVPSDERLYVRDVPRLASTVSFPSRISAVPELDYIWQGGFEVHRIGRLSSHYTGIQAHLSTCASPKVLEVVHMLPPKIILEEVPRLSTWPAQFMENYATEDNIALYFFAADLESYGRNYKSLLEWMIKNDLALKGNLKGIELLIFSSKLLPEKSQRWNALSFLWGVFRVRRVNNSEHVPTSHIQVSVPCLNILPSDQDLSITTSGQLFESRSATNVAPQELRRINSGRTSFDQKPSRVNTISCSSAPIGEQFSNDMLQTNISLNEHRGCEGRVEVDPKLCLQARGEHRSEGMKVEEKTECERAQSDFCGMYEYNTARDAKYSGNGYPSGVNDPHCSFPVEDQRCQGAHNIEISEKLKMTGGSAFSASGSVDLGLGVKFSQQQVPSIDGEDQAKSGYPNLELSLGAEKKPTKQEMAPSFLGIVNKKSNQDKHQNPESNRKSSDEELSLSLSLGLSFPDRTNARA
- the LOC100243800 gene encoding uncharacterized protein LOC100243800 isoform X3, with translation MAKHKFRTLEELYGVSEEVSQPKITPVLKGGYRIQGPADDAESVIQLTMGSCGTEKGFSGHFSSGKLYTRAESEICNVCATLCSSCMHFDRVASLVGKMTEFSDEGCQEKIASRCFFNDAELLSPCKSNASDDQQHTSSETSNLLSGCSSHESFSENAESKVILRASHTSEDIEMGQPLAEDSGLPNPSTFHGNIVFSNQHKNQNDLECPGDDISCISRADGPVGDHNGEGDRKNVSYSSASVNSSPIAVATVNVEPTSHCLVSSHCGEELEHKSEFTKESMRKTAGLSNKLDPSEISYLRGVYAGPSPTSRKGEPSECSGKQVESSSARVAVATSSFGGQMPGIPNCARSVKSDIDLDDGHQETEAVHFSDKKEHSEKSCALLETSSAQKGPLQSQLVDDNVKSDVLEYEVKVCDICGDAGLEELLATCTKCSDGAEHIYCMRIKLEKVPGRGWMCEECMAKEETQKEMKCTIGFLKGSSLNQTRKNSGNSSTSKFENFLEFESMDSTVSRSRTKSLDSAPQFSAKRPADSLETVPVTKKRTLETITRPTKVPSPHKKDILSWDSSFRNLCKGKVKQAHETSFGDNSSNNTLQSACLPTVSDYKSQKIPQQLQMSRGSLLKSNSFHILDANLKVKLSEKAVLQKQKFTRETDTSDMKKGIGRMMSKSLSFNGVGSKHLNVAQSKVKMFSSNFSHVEDLKRLRHAKQNSLQRDHKSKSYNPHMISPVAGSGDSAPTTDKKTASRGETVLAHSSGITCNELRSMQFHRNSNNSSEPTSRLAPKDLKCSHGQAGVSGAKRSALCLSDVDKDPSPRMSDSSHEPKVNRDQSSQTGKSSNQEEQSRVICSFSQPRLKISVGSRSAHCHRCKGIGHSRESCPTMSSQVPILDAGNSKEVNKSSKMGDVAKAAIVGKDELHKRSRCPNQSDELSMSSSNVNSKVSSSDYLSRHSSWLVNLLSADETNEQQIRVAKDVRWHVEHNTQAANMIKVENSNSVVPSDERLYVRDVPRLASTVSFPSRISAVPELDYIWQGGFEVHRIGRLSSHYTGIQAHLSTCASPKVLEVVHMLPPKIILEEVPRLSTWPAQFMENYATEDNIALYFFAADLESYGRNYKSLLEWMIKNDLALKGNLKGIELLIFSSKLLPEKSQRWNALSFLWGVFRVRRVNNSEHVPTSHIQVSVPCLNILPSDQDLSITTSGQLFESRSATNVAPQELRRINSGRTSFDQKPSRVNTISCSSAPIGEQFSNDMLQTNISLNEHRGCEGRVEVDPKLCLQARGEHRSEGMKVEEKTECERAQSDFCGMYEYNTARDAKYSGNGYPSGVNDPHCSFPVEDQRCQGAHNIEISEKLKMTGGSAFSASGSVDLGLGVKFSQQQVPSIDGEDQAKSGYPNLELSLGAEKKPTKQEMAPSFLGIVNKKSNQDKHQNPESNRKSSDEELSLSLSLGLSFPDRTNARA
- the LOC100243800 gene encoding uncharacterized protein LOC100243800 isoform X4 is translated as MAKHKFRTLEELYGVSEEVSQPKITPVLKGGYRIQGPADDAESVIQLTMGSCGTEKGFSGHFSSGKLYTRAESEICNVCATLCSSCMHFDRVASLVGKMTEFSDEGCQEKIASRCFFNDAELLSPCKSNASDDQQHTSSETSNLLSGCSSHESFSENAESKVILRASHTSEDIEMGQPLAEDSGLPNPSTFHGNIVFSNQHKNQNDLECPGDDISCISRADGPVGDHNGEGDRKNVSYSSASVNSSPIAVATVNVEPTSHCLVSSHCGEELEHKSEFTKESMRKTAGLSNKLDPSEISYLRGVYAGPSPTSRKGEPSECSGKQVESSSARVAVATSSFGGQMPGIPNCARSVKSDIDLDDGHQETEAVHFSDKKEHSEKSCALLETSSAQKGPLQSQLVDDNVKSDVLEYEVKVCDICGDAGLEELLATCTKCSDGAEHIYCMRIKLEKVPGRGWMCEECMAKEETQKEMKCTIGFLKGSSLNQTRKNSGNSSTSKFENFLEFESMDSTVSRSRTKSLDSAPQFSAKRPADSLETVPVTKKRTLETITRPTKVPSPHKKDILSWDSSFRNLCKGKVKQAHETSFGDNSSNNTLQSACLPTVSDYKSQKIPQQLQMSRGSLLKSNSFHILDANLKVKLSEKAVLQKQKFTRETDTSDMKKGIGRMMSKSLSFNGVGSKHLNVAQSKVKMFSSNFSHVEDLKRLRHAKQNSLQRDHKSKSYNPHMISPVAGSGDSAPTTDKKTASRGETVLAHSSGITCNELRSMQFHRNSNNSSEPTSRLAPKDLKCSHGQGVSGAKRSALCLSDVDKDPSPRMSDSSHEPKVNRDQSSQTGKSSNQEEQSRVICSFSQPRLKISVGSRSAHCHRCKGIGHSRESCPTMSSQVPILDAGNSKEVNKSSKMGDVAKAAIVGKDELHKRSRCPNQSDELSMSSSNVNSKVSSSDYLSRHSSWLVNLLSADETNEQQIRVAKDVRWHVEHNTQAANMIKVENSNSVVPSDERLYVRDVPRLASTVSFPSRISAVPELDYIWQGGFEVHRIGRLSSHYTGIQAHLSTCASPKVLEVVHMLPPKIILEEVPRLSTWPAQFMENYATEDNIALYFFAADLESYGRNYKSLLEWMIKNDLALKGNLKGIELLIFSSKLLPEKSQRWNALSFLWGVFRVRRVNNSEHVPTSHIQVSVPCLNILPSDQDLSITTSGQLFESRSATNVAPQELRRINSGRTSFDQKPSRVNTISCSSAPIGEQFSNDMLQTNISLNEHRGCEGRVEVDPKLCLQARGEHRSEGMKVEEKTECERAQSDFCGMYEYNTARDAKYSGNGYPSGVNDPHCSFPVEDQRCQGAHNIEISEKLKMTGGSAFSASGSVDLGLGVKFSQQQVPSIDGEDQAKSGYPNLELSLGAEKKPTKQEMAPSFLGIVNKKSNQDKHQNPESNRKSSDEELSLSLSLGLSFPDRTNARA
- the LOC100243800 gene encoding uncharacterized protein LOC100243800 isoform X10, which translates into the protein MAKHKFRTLEELYGVSEEVSQPKITPVLKGGYRIQGPADDAESVIQLTMGSCGTEKGFSGHFSSGKLYTRAESEICNVCATLCSSCMHFDRVASLVGKMTEFSDEGCQEKIASRCFFNDAELLSPCKSNASDDQQHTSSETSNLLSGCSSHESFSENAESKVILRASHTSEDIEMGQPLAEDSGLPNPSTFHGNIVFSNQHKNQNDLECPGDDISCISRADGPVGDHNGEGDRKNVSYSSASVNSSPIAVATVNVEPTSHCLVSSHCGEELEHKSEFTKESMRKTAGLSNKLDPSEISYLRGVYAGPSPTSRKGEPSECSGKQVESSSARVAVATSSFGGQMPGIPNCARSVKSDIDLDDGHQETEAVHFSDKKEHSEKSCALLETSSAQKGPLQSQLVDDNVKSDVLEYEVKVCDICGDAGLEELLATCTKCSDGAEHIYCMRIKLEKVPGRGWMCEECMAKEETQKEMKCTIGFLKGSSLNQTRKNSGNSSTSKFENFLEFESMDSTVSRSRTKSLDSAPQFSAKRPADSLETVPVTKKRTLETITRPTKVPSPHKKDILSWDSSFRNLCKGKVKQAHETSFGDNSSNNTLQSACLPTVSDYKSQKIPQQLQMSRGSLLKSNSFHILDANLKVKLSEKAVLQKQKFTRETDTSDMKKGIGRMMSKSLSFNGVGSKHLNVAQSKVKMFSSNFSHVEDLKRLRHAKQNSLQRDHKSKSYNPHMISPVAGSGDSAPTTDKKTASRGETVLAHSSGITCNELRSMQFHRNSNNSSEPTSRLAPKDLKCSHGQGVSGAKRSALCLSDVDKDPSPRMSDSSHEPKVNRDQSSQTGKSSNQEEQSRVICSFSQPRLKISVGSRSAHCHRCKGIGHSRESCPTMSSQVPILDAGNSKEVNKSSKMGDVAKAAIVGKDELHKRSRCPNQSDELSMSSSNVNSKVSSSDYLSRHSSWLVNLLSADETNEQQIRVAKDVRWHVEHNTQAANMIKVENSNSVVPSDERLYVRDVPRLASTVSFPSRISAVPELDYIWQGGFEVHRIGRLSSHYTGIQAHLSTCASPKVLEVVHMLPPKIILEEVPRLSTWPAQFMENYATEDNIALYFFAADLESYGRNYKSLLEWMIKNDLALKGNLKGIELLIFSSKLLPEKSQRWNALSFLWGVFRVRRVNNSEHVPTSHIQELRRINSGRTSFDQKPSRVNTISCSSAPIGEQFSNDMLQTNISLNEHRGCEGRVEVDPKLCLQARGEHRSEGMKVEEKTECERAQSDFCGMYEYNTARDAKYSGNGYPSGVNDPHCSFPVEDQRCQGAHNIEISEKLKMTGGSAFSASGSVDLGLGVKFSQQQVPSIDGEDQAKSGYPNLELSLGAEKKPTKQEMAPSFLGIVNKKSNQDKHQNPESNRKSSDEELSLSLSLGLSFPDRTNARA
- the LOC100243800 gene encoding uncharacterized protein LOC100243800 isoform X7; this translates as MAKHKFRTLEELYGVSEEVSQPKITPVLKGGYRIQGPADDAESVIQLTMGSCGTEKGFSGHFSSGKLYTRAESEICNVCATLCSSCMHFDRVASLVGKMTEFSDEGCQEKIASRCFFNDAELLSPCKSNASDDQQHTSSETSNLLSGCSSHESFSENAESKVILRASHTSEDIEMGQPLAEDSGLPNPSTFHGNIVFSNQHKNQNDLECPGDDISCISRADGPVGDHNGEGDRKNVSYSSASVNSSPIAVATVNVEPTSHCLVSSHCGEELEHKSEFTKESMRKTAGLSNKLDPSEISYLRGVYAGPSPTSRKGEPSECSGKQVESSSARVAVATSSFGGQMPGIPNCARSVKSDIDLDDGHQETEAVHFSDKKEHSEKSCALLETSSAQKGPLQSQLVDDNVKSDVLEYEVKVCDICGDAGLEELLATCTKCSDGAEHIYCMRIKLEKVPGRGWMCEECMAKEETQKEMKCTIGFLKGSSLNQTRKNSGNSSTSKFENFLEFESMDSTVSRSRTKSLDSAPQFSAKRPADSLETVPVTKKRTLETITRPTKVPSPHKKDILSWDSSFRNLCKGKVKQAHETSFGDNSSNNTLQSACLPTVSDYKSQKIPQQLQMSRGSLLKSNSFHILDANLKVKLSEKAVLQKQKFTRETDTSDMKKGIGRMMSKSLSFNGVGSKHLNVAQSKVKMFSSNFSHVEDLKRLRHAKQNSLQRDHKSKSYNPHMISPVAGSGDSAPTTDKKTASRGETVLAHSSGITCNELRSMQFHRNSNNSSEPTSRLAPKDLKCSHGQGVSGAKRSALCLSDVDKDPSPRMSDSSHEPKVNRGIPEVVLTSSSSLTINRHNCNPGAILQDQSSQTGKSSNQEEQSRVICSFSQPRLKISVGSRSAHCHRCKGIGHSRESCPTMSSQVPILDAGNSKEVNKSSKMGDVAKAAIVGKDELHKRSRCPNQSDELSMSSSNVNSKVSSSDYLSRHSSWLVNLLSADETNEQQIRVAKDVRWHVEHNTQAANMIKVENSNSVVPSDERLYVRDVPRLASTVSFPSRISAVPELDYIWQGGFEVHRIGRLSSHYTGIQAHLSTCASPKVLEVVHMLPPKIILEEVPRLSTWPAQFMENYATEDNIALYFFAADLESYGRNYKSLLEWMIKNDLALKGNLKGIELLIFSSKLLPEKSQRWNALSFLWGVFRVRRVNNSEHVPTSHIQELRRINSGRTSFDQKPSRVNTISCSSAPIGEQFSNDMLQTNISLNEHRGCEGRVEVDPKLCLQARGEHRSEGMKVEEKTECERAQSDFCGMYEYNTARDAKYSGNGYPSGVNDPHCSFPVEDQRCQGAHNIEISEKLKMTGGSAFSASGSVDLGLGVKFSQQQVPSIDGEDQAKSGYPNLELSLGAEKKPTKQEMAPSFLGIVNKKSNQDKHQNPESNRKSSDEELSLSLSLGLSFPDRTNARA